A single window of Opisthocomus hoazin isolate bOpiHoa1 chromosome 5, bOpiHoa1.hap1, whole genome shotgun sequence DNA harbors:
- the LZTS3 gene encoding leucine zipper putative tumor suppressor 3 isoform X2, protein MATLETLPVPSDSTYPSPENFHSFAPRPSQPISQTTMGSVGSGVANDQEFAMKSVGTRTQSSSRQTEGSRNGYSTREISNRYSGEEKTYKSEKVSNSLYINGDLRKGEKVKMDICGNVTTNNEKNMPPPPQYREPSNPPKILPISGKLDQNLCPPQSNGVTENRKSLNHANSNSPSAPKSGLDKSSLNRTTNQVGGLSDSGRNSLTSLPTYGTGYSQHVGPMSASTSHINRIGTTYVDKNIVGYNGISTSDSGRSSSKSTSSFNRLNHLNETMPFHSPSTDDIIQDLEDRLWEKEQEVLQMRRNLDKSEAAIFQVFEEKQKIWEREMEDLRQNYANKLQQVSKKAQRAQQALQLQIFKLQQEKKKLQDDMGQLLQQREELEKKFVAFKKEQAEFLPKIEETKWEVCQKAGEISLLKQQLKDSQADVSQKLNEIVGLRTQLKEGKNFLREKEEQILTLKDSYSSKSVNLEICESELQRKMSEVQVLREKLNHCELEVSGLKRTLASMGPPGPFGGDLGEKLRDPLACESDEAKMQRQSEDSVNTLRKEVERLQTELKLERQQREQQVMDFEEERRTWQEEKEKVIKYQKQLQLNYVEMYQKNQLLEHKVNEMNTKATSPPHTEEKKPWTPSRLERIESTEI, encoded by the exons ATGGCCACGCTAGAGACGCTGCCCGTTCCTAGTGACTCGACCTACCCCAGTCCAGAGAACTTCCACAGTTTTGCTCCCCGGCCATCCCAACCCATCTCCCAGACCACCATGGGGAGCGTGGGCAGTGGAGTTGCCAACGACCAGGAGTTCGCCATGAAGAGCGTGGGGACCCGGACACAGAGCAGCAGCCGGCAGACAGAGGGGTCTCGCAACGGGTACTCCACAAGGGAGATCTCCAACCGCTACTCTGGCGAGGAGAAGACATACAAGTCAGAGAAGGTCTCCAATTCCCTCTACATTAACGGCGACCTGCGCAAGGGTGAGAAGGTGAAGATGGACATCTGTGGGAACGTGACCACCAACAATGAGAAGAACATGCCACCTCCTCCCCAATACCGAGAGCCCAGTAACCCACCAAAGATACTGCCAATCTCCGGCAAACTAGACCAG AACCTCTGCCCGCCACAGAGCAACGGGGtgacagagaacagaaagagctTGAACCATGCCAACAGCAATAGCCCATCTGCACCCAAAAGTGGACTCGACAAGAGCAGCCTTAACAGGACTACAAACCAAGTGGGGGGCCTTTCGGATTCAGGCCGTAACTCATTAACGAGCTTGCCCACATACGGGACAGGCTACAGCCAGCACGTGGGTCCAATGAGCGCATCCACGAGCCACATCAACCGCATCGGTACAACCTACGTGGACAAGAACATCGTGGGATATAACGGGATATCTACCTCAGACAGCGGGCGGTCTTCGAGCAAGAGCACCTCTTCGTTCAACAGACTGAACCATCTCAACGAAACGATGCCTTTCCACTCGCCTTCAACAGATGACATCATCCAAGACCTGGAAGATCGGCtgtgggagaaggagcaggaggtcCTCCAGATGCGAAGGAACTTGGACAAAAGTGAGGCAGCCATCTTCCAAGTGTTCGAGGAGAAGCAGAAGATCTGGGAGAGGGAAATGGAGGACCTGAGGCAAAACTATGCCAACAAATTGCAACAGGTCTCCAAGAAGGCGCAGCGGGCTCAGCAGGCCTTGCAGCTCCAAATATTCAAGCtccagcaagagaaaaaaaaactccaaGATGATATGGGGCAACTCCTCCAGCAAcgagaggagctggagaagaaatTTGTGGCTTTCAAGAAGGAACAGGCTGAGTTTCTCCCAAAGATTGAAGAGACCAAGTGGGAG GTGTGCCAGAAGGCAGGTGAGATCTCCCTGctcaagcagcagctgaaggactCCCAAGCGGATGTCTCCCAGAAGCTGAATGAGATTGTGGGACTACGAACACAGCTCAAGGAAGGTAAGAACTTCCTACGGGAGAAGGAGGAGCAGATCCTTACCCTGAAGGACTCCTACAGCTCGAAGAGCGTCAACTTGGAGATCTGCGAGAGCGAGCTGCAGCGGAAGATGAGTGAGGTCCAAGTGCTGAGGGAAAAACTGAACCACTGTGAGCTGGAGGTCTCTGGCCTGAAGCGGACACTTGCCAGCATGGGACCTCCAGGGCCTTTTGGGGGGGACCTTGGTGAGAAGCTGCGGGACCCACTGGCCTGCGAGAGCGACGAAGCCAAGATGCAGCGGCAGAGTGAGGACAGTGTCAACACACTGCGGAAGGAGGTGGAGCGGCTCCAGACGGAGCTGAAGCTGGAGCggcagcagcgggagcagcagGTGATGGACTTTGAGGAGGAGCGGCGCACATGgcaagaagagaaggagaaggtcaTCAAATACCAGAAGCAGCTACAACTGAACTACGTGGAGATGTACCAGAAGAACCAGCTCCTGGAGCACAAAGTGAATGAGATGAACACAAAGGCCACCAGCCCCCCGCACACCGAGGAGAAAAAACCATGGACTCCCTCCAGACTCGAGCGAATAGAGTCCACCGAGATCTGA
- the LZTS3 gene encoding leucine zipper putative tumor suppressor 3 isoform X1 → MATLETLPVPSDSTYPSPENFHSFAPRPSQPISQTTMGSVGSGVANDQEFAMKSVGTRTQSSSRQTEGSRNGYSTREISNRYSGEEKTYKSEKVSNSLYINGDLRKGEKVKMDICGNVTTNNEKNMPPPPQYREPSNPPKILPISGKLDQSNEPLVRPSAFKPVVPKNFHSMQNLCPPQSNGVTENRKSLNHANSNSPSAPKSGLDKSSLNRTTNQVGGLSDSGRNSLTSLPTYGTGYSQHVGPMSASTSHINRIGTTYVDKNIVGYNGISTSDSGRSSSKSTSSFNRLNHLNETMPFHSPSTDDIIQDLEDRLWEKEQEVLQMRRNLDKSEAAIFQVFEEKQKIWEREMEDLRQNYANKLQQVSKKAQRAQQALQLQIFKLQQEKKKLQDDMGQLLQQREELEKKFVAFKKEQAEFLPKIEETKWEVCQKAGEISLLKQQLKDSQADVSQKLNEIVGLRTQLKEGKNFLREKEEQILTLKDSYSSKSVNLEICESELQRKMSEVQVLREKLNHCELEVSGLKRTLASMGPPGPFGGDLGEKLRDPLACESDEAKMQRQSEDSVNTLRKEVERLQTELKLERQQREQQVMDFEEERRTWQEEKEKVIKYQKQLQLNYVEMYQKNQLLEHKVNEMNTKATSPPHTEEKKPWTPSRLERIESTEI, encoded by the exons ATGGCCACGCTAGAGACGCTGCCCGTTCCTAGTGACTCGACCTACCCCAGTCCAGAGAACTTCCACAGTTTTGCTCCCCGGCCATCCCAACCCATCTCCCAGACCACCATGGGGAGCGTGGGCAGTGGAGTTGCCAACGACCAGGAGTTCGCCATGAAGAGCGTGGGGACCCGGACACAGAGCAGCAGCCGGCAGACAGAGGGGTCTCGCAACGGGTACTCCACAAGGGAGATCTCCAACCGCTACTCTGGCGAGGAGAAGACATACAAGTCAGAGAAGGTCTCCAATTCCCTCTACATTAACGGCGACCTGCGCAAGGGTGAGAAGGTGAAGATGGACATCTGTGGGAACGTGACCACCAACAATGAGAAGAACATGCCACCTCCTCCCCAATACCGAGAGCCCAGTAACCCACCAAAGATACTGCCAATCTCCGGCAAACTAGACCAG agCAATGAGCCCTTAGTTAGACCCTCAGCCTTTAAACCAGTAGTTCCTAAAAACTTCCATTCCATGCAGAACCTCTGCCCGCCACAGAGCAACGGGGtgacagagaacagaaagagctTGAACCATGCCAACAGCAATAGCCCATCTGCACCCAAAAGTGGACTCGACAAGAGCAGCCTTAACAGGACTACAAACCAAGTGGGGGGCCTTTCGGATTCAGGCCGTAACTCATTAACGAGCTTGCCCACATACGGGACAGGCTACAGCCAGCACGTGGGTCCAATGAGCGCATCCACGAGCCACATCAACCGCATCGGTACAACCTACGTGGACAAGAACATCGTGGGATATAACGGGATATCTACCTCAGACAGCGGGCGGTCTTCGAGCAAGAGCACCTCTTCGTTCAACAGACTGAACCATCTCAACGAAACGATGCCTTTCCACTCGCCTTCAACAGATGACATCATCCAAGACCTGGAAGATCGGCtgtgggagaaggagcaggaggtcCTCCAGATGCGAAGGAACTTGGACAAAAGTGAGGCAGCCATCTTCCAAGTGTTCGAGGAGAAGCAGAAGATCTGGGAGAGGGAAATGGAGGACCTGAGGCAAAACTATGCCAACAAATTGCAACAGGTCTCCAAGAAGGCGCAGCGGGCTCAGCAGGCCTTGCAGCTCCAAATATTCAAGCtccagcaagagaaaaaaaaactccaaGATGATATGGGGCAACTCCTCCAGCAAcgagaggagctggagaagaaatTTGTGGCTTTCAAGAAGGAACAGGCTGAGTTTCTCCCAAAGATTGAAGAGACCAAGTGGGAG GTGTGCCAGAAGGCAGGTGAGATCTCCCTGctcaagcagcagctgaaggactCCCAAGCGGATGTCTCCCAGAAGCTGAATGAGATTGTGGGACTACGAACACAGCTCAAGGAAGGTAAGAACTTCCTACGGGAGAAGGAGGAGCAGATCCTTACCCTGAAGGACTCCTACAGCTCGAAGAGCGTCAACTTGGAGATCTGCGAGAGCGAGCTGCAGCGGAAGATGAGTGAGGTCCAAGTGCTGAGGGAAAAACTGAACCACTGTGAGCTGGAGGTCTCTGGCCTGAAGCGGACACTTGCCAGCATGGGACCTCCAGGGCCTTTTGGGGGGGACCTTGGTGAGAAGCTGCGGGACCCACTGGCCTGCGAGAGCGACGAAGCCAAGATGCAGCGGCAGAGTGAGGACAGTGTCAACACACTGCGGAAGGAGGTGGAGCGGCTCCAGACGGAGCTGAAGCTGGAGCggcagcagcgggagcagcagGTGATGGACTTTGAGGAGGAGCGGCGCACATGgcaagaagagaaggagaaggtcaTCAAATACCAGAAGCAGCTACAACTGAACTACGTGGAGATGTACCAGAAGAACCAGCTCCTGGAGCACAAAGTGAATGAGATGAACACAAAGGCCACCAGCCCCCCGCACACCGAGGAGAAAAAACCATGGACTCCCTCCAGACTCGAGCGAATAGAGTCCACCGAGATCTGA